The following are from one region of the Magallana gigas chromosome 4, xbMagGiga1.1, whole genome shotgun sequence genome:
- the LOC136275081 gene encoding uncharacterized protein produces MKHPVILPKDHHVSTIILRQIHQELMHSGRNHMLAKLREKYWIIHAPSAIRKLISRCVICRRFKSKVEESKMANLPKDRIVPDEPPFSRVGVDYFGPFEVKQKRSRVKRYGVIFTCFASRAVHLEVAASLDTDSYINALRRFIARRGQVKKIRSDNGTLLVLNVNLINPYWNGTNTRFKNQCYRRM; encoded by the coding sequence ATGAAACATCCAGTTATTCTGCCCAAAGATCATCATGTGTCAACTATCATTCTTAGACAAATTCACCAAGAACTGATGCATAGTGGTAGAAACCATATGTTGGCAAAGTTAAGAGAAAAGTATTGGATCATTCATGCTCCATCAGCCATCAGGAAGCTGATATCAAGATGTGTTATATGTAGACGATTCAAGTCGAAAGTTGAAGAGTCGAAGATGGCAAATCTACCAAAGGATCGTATCGTTCCAGATGAACCACCATTTAGCAGAGTAGGGGTCGATTACTTTGGACCGTTCGAAGTAAAACAGAAGAGAAGTCGTGTGAAACGTTATGGCGTAATATTTACCTGCTTTGCAAGTCGAGCTGTACACTTGGAAGTAGCAGCTTCATTAGACACTGATTCTTACATAAATGCCTTGCGACGCTTTATTGCCAGAAGGGGACAAGTTAAGAAGATTCGTTCTGATAATGGAACTTTGTTGGTGCTGAACGTGAACTTAATCAATCCATACTGGAATGGAACCAACACCAGAttcaaaaatcaatgttacagaAGAATGTAG